One Lepus europaeus isolate LE1 chromosome X, mLepTim1.pri, whole genome shotgun sequence genomic window carries:
- the FAM133A gene encoding protein FAM133A — protein MGKRDNRVAYMNPIAMARWRGPTQSAGPTIQDYLNRPRPTWEEVKKQLENKKKGSKALAEFEEKMNENWKKELEKSREKLLSGNESSSKKREKKKKKKRKSCRSSSSPSSSSDSSTSCSESEDEEKKQGKKRKKKKSRSYKSSESSMYESESESKESVKKKKKSKDETEKEKYIRNLSKKRKKTHPEDKPLSSEASSESDYEEEVQAKKKRKHEEQEKAMEKVKKKKKKQHKKHSKKKKKKSGSSHKSG, from the coding sequence ATGGGGAAGCGAGATAATCGAGTGGCCTATATGAATCCTATAGCCATGGCCAGATGGAGAGGCCCAACTCAATCTGCAGGGCCAACAATACAAGATTATCTGAATCGGCCAAGGCCCACCTGGGAAGAAGTAAAGAAacaattggaaaataaaaagaaaggttcCAAGGCATTAGctgaatttgaagaaaaaatgaatgaaaattggaagaaagaacttgagaaaagcagagagaaattgTTAAGTGGAAATGAGAGCtcatctaaaaaaagagaaaaaaagaaaaagaaaaagaggaaatcttGTCGATCTTCGTCCTCTCCTTCATCAAGCTCTGATTCTTCAACCAGTTGTTCAGAATCTGAGGATGaggaaaagaaacaaggaaaaaagagaaagaaaaagaagagccgTTCATACAAATCATCAGAAAGCTCTATGTATGAATCAGAATCAGAGAGCAAAGAatctgtgaaaaagaaaaagaagtcaaaggatgaaacagagaaagaaaagtatatTAGAAACctcagcaaaaaaagaaagaagactcaTCCTGAGGATAAACCTTTGTCATCTGAGGCCTCATCAGAATCAGATTATGAAGAGGAAGTGCAagcaaaaaagaagagaaaacatgaggagcaagaaaaagcaatggaaaaagtaaagaaaaagaagaagaaacagcacAAGAAacatagtaagaagaaaaaaaagaagtctggtTCAAGTCATAAATCAGGATga